From Xiphophorus hellerii strain 12219 chromosome 6, Xiphophorus_hellerii-4.1, whole genome shotgun sequence, the proteins below share one genomic window:
- the LOC116721367 gene encoding midnolin, whose amino-acid sequence MEQPKTQRRGFPTPQPAGGEPPMRLTITSTTGCPVELSVQRGETAEGLRKLVSQKLGLQTDRIIVVHKDSHLTAGTLMEQGVTDGSRLTLVPVIETGSVSSTREKTVMDTLESLTESQIEDFLSGRLPLTLSLGAGAHTMYVQLQLSQEVRELQGNMDSVVQTRCKPQIAQANNGNLLEASSAGSSLGFTSSQTSSPPLPLARSASSLQCSTQKPRTSFISSTSVAREHCIDPPLVRHSQSDCKPALPLDSTHPPNLPPAATPVCSSRPTSSEPGPTSAFIEGDVPAHKPQPPGAVIDSVVNHSPGVFSGTFSGTLAPCSHGGITHPRRGIAIILQILNDLLRAACHHQGALLPPLCNECTASNLPGSHLTAEDPCMGRNRQTPTQSTARSGGDASQTLHSSEENKTMHCKMERLQLLMHQRRRHRRIRRCSLLHGFAQPNQHRLHRS is encoded by the exons ATGGAGCAGCCGAAGACGCAGCGTCGGGGCTTCCCTACTCCACAGCCTGCAGGCGGGGAGCCACCGATGCGTTTGACCATCACTTCAACAACCGGCTGCCCGGTGGAGCTCAGTGTCCAGCGGGGAGAGACTGCGGAGGGGCTGAGGAAGCTCGTCTCCCAGAAACTGGggctgcagacagacagaatcATAGTGGTGCATAAAGACAG CCACCTGACTGCAGGGACACTGATGGAGCAGGGTGTGACAGATGGCAGCAGACTGACTCTAGTCCCAGTTATTGAAACTGGTTCAGTA AGTTCAACTAGAGAGAAGACGGTGATGGACACGTTGGAGAGTTTGACAGAATCCCAG ATAGAGGACTTCCTTTCGGGTCGCCTGCCTCTGACCCTCAGCCTTGGAGCCGGGGCCCACACGATGTATGTGCAGCTCCAGCTGTCGCAGGAGGTCAGGGAGCTCCAGGGAAACATGGACTCAGTGGTTCAGACCAGATGCAAACCTCAAATTGCACAGGCGAACAATGGGAATCTCCTGGAGGCATCCTCTGCAGGGTCCTCCTTAGGATTCACCAGCTCACAGACTTCCTCTCCGCCCTTGCCCTTGGCTCGCTCTGCATCCTCCCTCCAATGTAGCACTCAGAAACCCAGAACTTCCTTTATCTCGTCCACAAGCGTAGCACGTGAGCACTGCATCGATCCTCCGTTAGTGCGGCACTCGCAGTCTGACTGCAAACCTGCTTTGCCTTTGGACTCTACACATCCTCCAAATCTACCTCCTGCAGCTACACCAGTCTGTTCATCCAGACCCACCAGTTCTGAACCAGGACCAACTTCAGCCTTCATAGAG ggaGATGTTCCTGCACATAAGCCACAGCCTCCAGGGGCGGTCATTGACAGCGTCGTGAATCACTCTCCAGGCGTCTTCTCTGGAACGTTTTCTG GGACTCTGGCCCCGTGCAGTCATGGAGGCATCACTCATCCTCGTCGCGGCATCGCCATCATTCTCCAAATCCTCAACGACTTGCTCAGAGCTGCCTgtcaccaccagggggcgctgctgCCTCCTTTATGTAACGAGTGCACTGCCTCAAACCTTCCAGGCAGCCATCTCACCGCAGAGGATCCCTGCATGGGAAGAAACAGACAAACACCAACCCAAAGCACAGCGCGCAGCG GAGGGGATGCGAGTCAGACGCTTCACTCTTCTGAAGAGAATAAGACGATGCACTGCAAGATGGAGCGCCTGCAGCTTCTGATGCATCAGAGGCGTCGCCATAGGCGGATTCGTAGGTGTTCTCTCCTCCATGGATTCGCTCAACCAAACCAGCACCGGCTCCACCGTTCCTAG
- the cbarpa gene encoding uncharacterized protein cbarpa isoform X2: protein MLLCTQQDVPVSTGQAENYVLLLVLLSVFAGGTLVLLSLLLLFCHRCCLGGRRYSRASDDPEKTNTTYAEDSQPTQEITIRLDESDALSASSCHNGESDRFVSTASTGRRVSFNESALYEQEKNTQEKGRRYTLTEGDFHHLKKARLTHLHLPPSPCDLKILTIMECDSTESSTINISETSAPKMLLSIYQPAERRVPDWLGQSLSGGLPGDPHHSTVLDHRDRQSSSVLKSQRSQTMEAIGDRGEAESEWGPRGESAQAPGPTSVLHFLSKLRRHASLEGAGPYFRRWKFDTSHRAASLDAKGSPKRKPFQRQRAASETTDHTDEDSSPLRDDAFESFPHIPIQTSGLQSLSAETLPHPETAPTSSVFLRRLKLEAMVEVGGSTSSSKRAELCLPSDPALGQVEPAVNGTRAEQETVFGAAIRTKATRNESESAEDDDLFGAEQGPTRRDRFEELLRQPDDAKTDVGTAGVRKKNDAGTDEGDDAPLGAVTRRRTDSGSSLSFMIRQESSDAPPSLYRDIWSLRASLEQYASSDQSSTDRESVRSDADSVSSFGGAGARSGLDTGLSQDLDDEPEGDGEAEGGTRGASGGDGEMGNGAGGEAEGGNRKLLQMDSGYASIEAPSRAPEDMRLFGTPGAPRGKTASERRLFFTSSGRKGSVCESVETKLFQEELEDQMTLSADTEDRLKQKSQGDGLSHTLQEPYQLLKSLHPQKPPETQTQLISPLVSPTPQPPSPHRSRLRRRDYSIDEKTDALFNEFLRHDPRFDQQDSPLRSRHRSRVHLRKQWQRHKQYSDPGSASGGRYSPSLERQRFIPLRRGDSAGYPLDTRYHSTLSRIASAADEEASEVAASEEAAMERAEDPVGEGAAGSPTDRTSDGTDPTRSVSPELAGETDGCQVSTSKEAGIASSSLSAQMSHMDPRVDNRNNNSSQAILSEVSLQAQNSLADKLVASVDERLYSGLRRAEKARQAGSEVIVTQTASPGSNPT from the exons ATGTTGCTCTGCACA CAACAGGATGTGCCCGTGTCGACCGGCCAGGCAGAGAACTAcgtgctgctgctggtgctacTGAGCGTCTTCGCCGGCGGGACGCTGGTCCTCCTgtccctgctgctgctcttctgtCACCGCTGCTGCTTGGGTGGACGACGCTACTCCAG AGCGAGCGATGACCCTGAGAAGACAAACACGACTTATGCTGAGGATTCTCAGCCCACGCAAG AGATCACAATTCGTCTGGATGAATCAGATGCTCTCTCAGCGTCGAGTTGTCACAATGGAGAGTCGGACCGATTTGTTTCCACCGCCTCCACTGGCCGCAGAGTGTCCTTCAATGAATCTGCGCTGTATGAGCAGGAAAAAAACACTCAGGAAAAAGGACGCAG GTACACTCTCACCGAAGGAGACTTCCATCACCTGAAAAAGGCCCGGCTGACCCACCTGCACCTGCCTCCCTCTCCGTGTGACCTGAAGATACTCACCATCATGGAGTGTGACTCCACGGAGAGCAGCACCATCAACATCAGCGAGACTTCAGCTCCCAAGATGCTCCTCAGCATCTACCAG CCTGCTGAGAGAAGAGTCCCTGACTGGCTGGGACAGAGCCTGAGTGGGGGGCTGCCTGGAGATCCACACCACTCCACCGTCCTGGACCACAGAGACAGGCAGTCCTCATCTGTCCTCAAGTCCCAGCGCTCTCAGACA ATGGAGGCCATCGGAGACAGGGGTGAGGCCGAGAGCGAGTGGGGGCCGAGGGGAGAGTCGGCTCAGGCCCCGGGTCCGACGTCTGTTCTGCACTTCCTCTCCAAACTGCGGCGACATGCCAGCCTGGAGGGGGCCGGGCCGTACTTCAGGAGGTGGAAGTTCGACACCAGCCATCGGGCCGCCAGTCTGGACGCCAAAG GCTCCCCAAAGAGAAAGCCTTTTCAGAGACAGAGAGCAGCAAGTGAAACCACTGACCACACCGATGAAGACTCCTCTCCGCTCCGAGATGACGCCTTTGAGTCTTTCCCACATATTCCCATCCAGACCAGCGGCCTCCAGTCCCTCTCCGCTGAGACTCTGCCTCATCCTGAGACAGCTCCTACATCCTCTGTCTTCCTCAGGAG GCTAAAGCTGGAGGCCATGGTGGAGGTAGGcggcagcaccagcagcagcaagaGAGCCGAACTTTGTCTCCCATCTGATCCCGCTCTGGGTCAGGTTGAGCCTGCCGTCAATGGAACCCGTGCGGAACAAGAAACGGTGTTTGGAGCAGCGATAAGAACCAAAGCAACAAGAAATGAGTCGGAGTCTGCGGAAGATGACGACCTGTTTGGTGCAGAGCAAGGACCGACCAGGCGGGACCGGTTTGAAGAGCTGTTGAGACAACCCGATGATGCAAAAACAGACGTTGGCACGGCTGGTGTGAGAAAAAAGAACGATGCAGGGACAGATGAGGGAGACGATGCGCCATTGGGAGCCGTGACCAGAAGAAGGACAGACTCAGGCTCGTCTCTGTCTTTCATGATCCGCCAAGAGAGCTCAGACGCACCCCCGTCCCTCTACAGAGACATCTGGAGCCTGAGAGCCTCTCTGGAGCAATATGCCTCTTCAGATCAGAGCAGCACCGATCGTGAGTCGGTCCGCAGTGACGCAGACAGCGTCTCGTCCTTTGGTGGCGCAGGAGCTCGCTCGGGCCTGGACACCGGCCTGTCACAAGACCTGGACGATGAGCCTGAAGGAGATGGTGAGGCAGAGGGCGGAACCAGAGGGGCGTCAGGGGGAGACGGGGAGATGGGGaatggagctggaggagaggcggagggaggaaacaggaagttgcttCAAATGGACAGTGGTTATGCCTCCATTGAAGCGCCATCCAGAGCCCCTGAAGATATGAGGCTGTTTGGGACTCCTGGGGCCCCTCGGGGGAAGACTGCTTCTGAGAGGAGACTGTTTTTTACCAGCTCTGGGAGGAAAGGCTCAGTGTGTGAGAGCGTGGAGACCAAGTTGTttcaggaggagctggaggaccaGATGACCCTCAGCGCAGACACAGAGGACAGACTAAAGCAGAAATCTCAGGGTGACGGTCTTTCTCACACCCTTCAAGAGCCATATCAGCTGCTGAAGTCCCTCCATCCTCAGAAGCCTCCAGAAACACAAACTCAGCTTATTTCTCCGCTGGTGAGCCCGACCCCACAGCCCCCGAGTCCTCATCGATCCCGTCTCCGTCGCCGTGACTACAGCATAGATGAGAAGACAGACGCACTCTTCAATGAGTTCCTTCGTCATGATCCGCGCTTCGACCAGCAGGACTCCCCGCTGCGCTCCAGGCACAGGTCCAGGGTTCACCTCCGGAAGCAGTGGCAGAGACACAAGCAATACAGCGACCCGGGTTCGGCCTCAGGGGGAAGGTACTCGCCGTCTCTAGAGAGACAGAGGTTCATCCCGCTCAGGAGGGGGGACAGCGCAGGGTACCCGCTGGACACCAGGTACCACAGCACCCTGTCGAGAATAGCGAGCGCTGCTGATGAAGAAGCCAGCGAGGTCGCGGCTTCTGAGGAGGCGGCAATGGAGAGAGCAGAAGATCCGGTAGGAGAAGGAGCTGCAGGGAGCCCGACCGACAGAACGTCCGACGGAACAGACCCAACAAGAAGCGTCTCCCCAGAGTTGGCTGGTGAGACTGATGGCTGCCAAGTGTCCACAAGCAAGGAGGCGGGAATCGCGAGCAGCTCTCTGTCAGCGCAAATGAGCCACATGGACCCCAGAGTGGACAACAGGAACAACAACAGCAGCCAGGCCATCCTGTCAGAGGTTTCCCTGCAGGCCCAGAACAGCCTAGCAGACAAGCTGGTGGCGTCGGTGGACGAGAGACTCTACAGTGGGCTGCGCCGTGCAGAGAAGGCCCGACAagcagggtcagaggtcatcgtGACGCAAACTGCCTCACCGGGGTCCAATCCCACATAA
- the cbarpa gene encoding uncharacterized protein cbarpa isoform X1, with product MSNDLPVLTSLTENSTQQDVPVSTGQAENYVLLLVLLSVFAGGTLVLLSLLLLFCHRCCLGGRRYSRASDDPEKTNTTYAEDSQPTQEITIRLDESDALSASSCHNGESDRFVSTASTGRRVSFNESALYEQEKNTQEKGRRYTLTEGDFHHLKKARLTHLHLPPSPCDLKILTIMECDSTESSTINISETSAPKMLLSIYQPAERRVPDWLGQSLSGGLPGDPHHSTVLDHRDRQSSSVLKSQRSQTMEAIGDRGEAESEWGPRGESAQAPGPTSVLHFLSKLRRHASLEGAGPYFRRWKFDTSHRAASLDAKGSPKRKPFQRQRAASETTDHTDEDSSPLRDDAFESFPHIPIQTSGLQSLSAETLPHPETAPTSSVFLRRLKLEAMVEVGGSTSSSKRAELCLPSDPALGQVEPAVNGTRAEQETVFGAAIRTKATRNESESAEDDDLFGAEQGPTRRDRFEELLRQPDDAKTDVGTAGVRKKNDAGTDEGDDAPLGAVTRRRTDSGSSLSFMIRQESSDAPPSLYRDIWSLRASLEQYASSDQSSTDRESVRSDADSVSSFGGAGARSGLDTGLSQDLDDEPEGDGEAEGGTRGASGGDGEMGNGAGGEAEGGNRKLLQMDSGYASIEAPSRAPEDMRLFGTPGAPRGKTASERRLFFTSSGRKGSVCESVETKLFQEELEDQMTLSADTEDRLKQKSQGDGLSHTLQEPYQLLKSLHPQKPPETQTQLISPLVSPTPQPPSPHRSRLRRRDYSIDEKTDALFNEFLRHDPRFDQQDSPLRSRHRSRVHLRKQWQRHKQYSDPGSASGGRYSPSLERQRFIPLRRGDSAGYPLDTRYHSTLSRIASAADEEASEVAASEEAAMERAEDPVGEGAAGSPTDRTSDGTDPTRSVSPELAGETDGCQVSTSKEAGIASSSLSAQMSHMDPRVDNRNNNSSQAILSEVSLQAQNSLADKLVASVDERLYSGLRRAEKARQAGSEVIVTQTASPGSNPT from the exons ATGAGCAATGATCTGCCTGTCCTGACAAGTCTGACAGAGAACTCCACT CAACAGGATGTGCCCGTGTCGACCGGCCAGGCAGAGAACTAcgtgctgctgctggtgctacTGAGCGTCTTCGCCGGCGGGACGCTGGTCCTCCTgtccctgctgctgctcttctgtCACCGCTGCTGCTTGGGTGGACGACGCTACTCCAG AGCGAGCGATGACCCTGAGAAGACAAACACGACTTATGCTGAGGATTCTCAGCCCACGCAAG AGATCACAATTCGTCTGGATGAATCAGATGCTCTCTCAGCGTCGAGTTGTCACAATGGAGAGTCGGACCGATTTGTTTCCACCGCCTCCACTGGCCGCAGAGTGTCCTTCAATGAATCTGCGCTGTATGAGCAGGAAAAAAACACTCAGGAAAAAGGACGCAG GTACACTCTCACCGAAGGAGACTTCCATCACCTGAAAAAGGCCCGGCTGACCCACCTGCACCTGCCTCCCTCTCCGTGTGACCTGAAGATACTCACCATCATGGAGTGTGACTCCACGGAGAGCAGCACCATCAACATCAGCGAGACTTCAGCTCCCAAGATGCTCCTCAGCATCTACCAG CCTGCTGAGAGAAGAGTCCCTGACTGGCTGGGACAGAGCCTGAGTGGGGGGCTGCCTGGAGATCCACACCACTCCACCGTCCTGGACCACAGAGACAGGCAGTCCTCATCTGTCCTCAAGTCCCAGCGCTCTCAGACA ATGGAGGCCATCGGAGACAGGGGTGAGGCCGAGAGCGAGTGGGGGCCGAGGGGAGAGTCGGCTCAGGCCCCGGGTCCGACGTCTGTTCTGCACTTCCTCTCCAAACTGCGGCGACATGCCAGCCTGGAGGGGGCCGGGCCGTACTTCAGGAGGTGGAAGTTCGACACCAGCCATCGGGCCGCCAGTCTGGACGCCAAAG GCTCCCCAAAGAGAAAGCCTTTTCAGAGACAGAGAGCAGCAAGTGAAACCACTGACCACACCGATGAAGACTCCTCTCCGCTCCGAGATGACGCCTTTGAGTCTTTCCCACATATTCCCATCCAGACCAGCGGCCTCCAGTCCCTCTCCGCTGAGACTCTGCCTCATCCTGAGACAGCTCCTACATCCTCTGTCTTCCTCAGGAG GCTAAAGCTGGAGGCCATGGTGGAGGTAGGcggcagcaccagcagcagcaagaGAGCCGAACTTTGTCTCCCATCTGATCCCGCTCTGGGTCAGGTTGAGCCTGCCGTCAATGGAACCCGTGCGGAACAAGAAACGGTGTTTGGAGCAGCGATAAGAACCAAAGCAACAAGAAATGAGTCGGAGTCTGCGGAAGATGACGACCTGTTTGGTGCAGAGCAAGGACCGACCAGGCGGGACCGGTTTGAAGAGCTGTTGAGACAACCCGATGATGCAAAAACAGACGTTGGCACGGCTGGTGTGAGAAAAAAGAACGATGCAGGGACAGATGAGGGAGACGATGCGCCATTGGGAGCCGTGACCAGAAGAAGGACAGACTCAGGCTCGTCTCTGTCTTTCATGATCCGCCAAGAGAGCTCAGACGCACCCCCGTCCCTCTACAGAGACATCTGGAGCCTGAGAGCCTCTCTGGAGCAATATGCCTCTTCAGATCAGAGCAGCACCGATCGTGAGTCGGTCCGCAGTGACGCAGACAGCGTCTCGTCCTTTGGTGGCGCAGGAGCTCGCTCGGGCCTGGACACCGGCCTGTCACAAGACCTGGACGATGAGCCTGAAGGAGATGGTGAGGCAGAGGGCGGAACCAGAGGGGCGTCAGGGGGAGACGGGGAGATGGGGaatggagctggaggagaggcggagggaggaaacaggaagttgcttCAAATGGACAGTGGTTATGCCTCCATTGAAGCGCCATCCAGAGCCCCTGAAGATATGAGGCTGTTTGGGACTCCTGGGGCCCCTCGGGGGAAGACTGCTTCTGAGAGGAGACTGTTTTTTACCAGCTCTGGGAGGAAAGGCTCAGTGTGTGAGAGCGTGGAGACCAAGTTGTttcaggaggagctggaggaccaGATGACCCTCAGCGCAGACACAGAGGACAGACTAAAGCAGAAATCTCAGGGTGACGGTCTTTCTCACACCCTTCAAGAGCCATATCAGCTGCTGAAGTCCCTCCATCCTCAGAAGCCTCCAGAAACACAAACTCAGCTTATTTCTCCGCTGGTGAGCCCGACCCCACAGCCCCCGAGTCCTCATCGATCCCGTCTCCGTCGCCGTGACTACAGCATAGATGAGAAGACAGACGCACTCTTCAATGAGTTCCTTCGTCATGATCCGCGCTTCGACCAGCAGGACTCCCCGCTGCGCTCCAGGCACAGGTCCAGGGTTCACCTCCGGAAGCAGTGGCAGAGACACAAGCAATACAGCGACCCGGGTTCGGCCTCAGGGGGAAGGTACTCGCCGTCTCTAGAGAGACAGAGGTTCATCCCGCTCAGGAGGGGGGACAGCGCAGGGTACCCGCTGGACACCAGGTACCACAGCACCCTGTCGAGAATAGCGAGCGCTGCTGATGAAGAAGCCAGCGAGGTCGCGGCTTCTGAGGAGGCGGCAATGGAGAGAGCAGAAGATCCGGTAGGAGAAGGAGCTGCAGGGAGCCCGACCGACAGAACGTCCGACGGAACAGACCCAACAAGAAGCGTCTCCCCAGAGTTGGCTGGTGAGACTGATGGCTGCCAAGTGTCCACAAGCAAGGAGGCGGGAATCGCGAGCAGCTCTCTGTCAGCGCAAATGAGCCACATGGACCCCAGAGTGGACAACAGGAACAACAACAGCAGCCAGGCCATCCTGTCAGAGGTTTCCCTGCAGGCCCAGAACAGCCTAGCAGACAAGCTGGTGGCGTCGGTGGACGAGAGACTCTACAGTGGGCTGCGCCGTGCAGAGAAGGCCCGACAagcagggtcagaggtcatcgtGACGCAAACTGCCTCACCGGGGTCCAATCCCACATAA